A genome region from Planktothrix serta PCC 8927 includes the following:
- a CDS encoding NAD(+) kinase has translation MSKVGIIYNDAKPAACRAATEIKDKLKERGVKVCTAPGTGGILGYATQPHPLHRTPIDKIAPDDFDQEMMFAIVLGGDGTVLSASRQLAPPGIPLLAVNTGHMGFLTETYLNQLPLVLEQVLEGNYIVENRTMIAVEVCQADEVLWEALCLNEMVLHREPMTCMCHFEIKIGRHAPVDIAADGVIISTPTGSTAYSLSAGGAVVTPGVEVLQLLPICPHSLASRALIYGEKEPVIIYPASPNQLVMVVDGNGGCYVLPEYQVRVQRSPYHAKFIRLHPPEFFQVLREKLGWGLPHIAKPTSVELP, from the coding sequence GTGTCAAAAGTAGGGATTATTTATAATGATGCTAAACCCGCCGCTTGTCGTGCTGCGACCGAGATCAAAGACAAGCTAAAAGAGCGGGGGGTGAAGGTTTGCACTGCACCCGGAACCGGGGGAATATTGGGTTATGCAACTCAACCTCATCCTTTACACCGAACTCCCATTGATAAAATTGCCCCGGACGATTTTGATCAGGAGATGATGTTTGCGATTGTTCTCGGTGGGGATGGTACAGTTCTCTCAGCATCTCGTCAACTCGCACCTCCAGGGATTCCTTTGTTGGCGGTGAATACAGGTCACATGGGATTTTTAACCGAAACTTACCTGAATCAACTGCCTTTGGTCTTGGAACAAGTTCTTGAAGGAAACTACATCGTTGAAAACCGCACGATGATTGCGGTTGAGGTTTGTCAGGCAGACGAAGTGTTATGGGAAGCATTGTGTCTGAATGAAATGGTGTTACACCGAGAACCCATGACCTGTATGTGCCATTTTGAAATCAAAATTGGTCGTCATGCTCCGGTGGATATTGCCGCCGATGGGGTGATTATTTCTACTCCGACGGGTTCAACGGCCTATTCCTTATCCGCCGGAGGTGCGGTGGTGACACCAGGGGTAGAAGTATTGCAATTACTCCCCATCTGTCCCCATTCTCTGGCTTCACGCGCTTTAATTTATGGGGAAAAAGAACCCGTAATTATTTATCCTGCTAGTCCTAATCAGTTGGTGATGGTGGTGGATGGTAATGGAGGCTGTTATGTTCTTCCTGAATATCAGGTGAGAGTTCAGCGATCGCCCTATCATGCTAAGTTTATTCGTCTCCACCCTCCCGAATTTTTCCAGGTTCTCCGCGAAAAATTAGGCTGGGGACTTCCCCATATTGCTAAACCTACTTCTGTAGAATTACCCTAG